The proteins below are encoded in one region of Pseudomonadota bacterium:
- a CDS encoding AraC family transcriptional regulator, giving the protein MAGQKSKSPPVAANRLETPAGGGAFALDRLTVGIFLTDQPEHRFALGSDRPTAQPLSANQGFVLPAGAEGLCLYENDHSFLAVGLEDQLLREVGLEGADAVAPQIGTLDPLLLQMSLQAPALGEAPNALYRETMQRALAAHVAQIVQTVSAEVQALDDARLRRAVAYIHDHLADDVSLETLAGEAAVSAFHFARAFKKALGQSPLQYVIGERMRVAGVLLNTTQLPVSEIALRVGYDDTSRFGKHFKRAMGVTAGAWRNG; this is encoded by the coding sequence ATGGCTGGCCAGAAGTCGAAATCACCCCCTGTTGCGGCGAACCGTCTGGAAACACCGGCGGGGGGCGGTGCCTTTGCACTCGACCGTTTGACGGTCGGCATCTTCCTCACCGACCAGCCTGAACACCGGTTTGCGCTTGGGAGCGATCGGCCAACCGCGCAACCCCTATCGGCCAATCAGGGCTTCGTTCTGCCGGCGGGCGCGGAAGGTCTGTGCTTGTACGAGAACGACCACAGCTTCCTGGCTGTTGGTCTTGAGGACCAGCTTTTACGCGAAGTTGGGCTTGAGGGTGCCGACGCCGTCGCGCCGCAAATCGGAACGCTTGATCCGCTCTTGTTGCAGATGAGCTTGCAAGCGCCTGCGCTTGGGGAAGCGCCGAACGCCCTTTACCGGGAGACTATGCAGCGCGCGCTGGCGGCCCATGTCGCGCAGATTGTCCAGACCGTTTCTGCCGAAGTGCAGGCGCTCGATGATGCACGGCTGCGGCGGGCGGTTGCCTATATCCACGATCACCTCGCTGACGATGTATCGCTTGAAACGCTGGCGGGCGAGGCGGCGGTGAGCGCGTTTCATTTTGCACGCGCCTTCAAGAAAGCGCTTGGCCAATCACCGCTGCAATATGTGATCGGCGAAAGGATGCGCGTCGCGGGGGTTCTCCTCAACACGACACAGCTGCCGGTGAGCGAGATCGCGCTCAGGGTCGGCTATGACGACACCAGCCGGTTTGGAAAGCACTTCAAGCGGGCGATGGGTGTCACGGCTGGGGCCTGGCGGAACGGGTAG
- a CDS encoding Bax inhibitor-1/YccA family protein: protein MNNPLRDGYAPQAGAQTAAGIDEGLRAYMLKVYNYMALGLAITGIAAMGLFQLAVVQDASGDIVGLTGIGEAIYTSPLRWVIMLAPLGAVFFLSFRIQAMSVSAAQITFWLFAAIMGASLSSIFLVYTAESITRVFFITSAAFGALSLWGYTTKKDLSGWGSFLFMGLIGVVIASVVNIFLGSSALQFAISVIGVLVFAGLTAYDTQRIKTMYYEGDGAETMGKKAIMGALSLYLNFINMFIMLLQLFGNRE, encoded by the coding sequence ATGAACAACCCGCTTCGCGACGGTTACGCGCCCCAAGCAGGCGCACAGACAGCCGCAGGCATTGATGAAGGCCTTCGCGCCTACATGCTGAAGGTCTACAACTACATGGCCCTGGGCCTTGCCATCACCGGCATCGCCGCGATGGGTCTGTTCCAGCTCGCCGTCGTTCAGGACGCGTCAGGCGACATTGTCGGTCTGACTGGCATCGGGGAAGCGATCTACACGTCGCCCCTGCGCTGGGTAATTATGCTTGCGCCGCTTGGTGCCGTCTTTTTCCTGAGCTTCCGTATTCAGGCGATGAGTGTGTCAGCAGCCCAGATTACATTTTGGCTGTTTGCCGCGATCATGGGCGCATCGCTGTCGTCGATCTTCCTCGTGTACACGGCGGAATCGATCACGCGCGTCTTCTTCATCACCTCGGCTGCCTTCGGTGCGCTGAGCCTTTGGGGTTATACCACCAAGAAAGACCTGTCGGGCTGGGGCTCGTTCCTGTTCATGGGTCTGATCGGCGTTGTCATCGCTTCGGTGGTGAACATCTTCCTTGGCTCGTCCGCGCTTCAGTTCGCCATTTCGGTGATCGGTGTTCTCGTGTTCGCCGGCCTCACCGCCTACGACACGCAGCGCATCAAGACGATGTACTATGAGGGCGATGGCGCCGAAACCATGGGCAAGAAGGCCATCATGGGCGCTTTGAGCCTTTACCTGAACTTCATCAACATGTTCATCATGTTGCTGCAGCTGTTCGGCAACCGCGAATAG
- a CDS encoding septation protein IspZ has translation MDRRLVLEFLPGIAFLAGNAYGGLLWAAAVTVVATAVAVALRWRWDGSIPWLAVSTLVLAVVLTAFGLALNDETFVLVRPTVGALAFAGILAVGAFARPSLLQRTLGYRLQIKEAGWPVLHAAWISISVFSAFANEVARRVLSTDHWAIYNVASDPALFGLIYLATRWIAEWYWVEDEPI, from the coding sequence ATGGATCGTCGCCTTGTTCTCGAGTTTTTGCCCGGAATCGCCTTCCTTGCCGGGAATGCCTACGGTGGGCTTCTATGGGCCGCGGCGGTCACCGTTGTGGCTACCGCGGTGGCGGTTGCGTTGCGGTGGCGCTGGGATGGCTCAATCCCTTGGCTTGCGGTTTCGACGCTCGTTCTTGCTGTCGTGTTGACGGCTTTTGGGCTGGCGCTGAACGATGAGACGTTCGTCCTCGTCCGCCCGACCGTTGGTGCGCTGGCCTTCGCCGGTATTTTGGCCGTCGGTGCTTTCGCGCGGCCCAGCCTGTTGCAGCGGACGCTGGGGTATCGCTTGCAGATTAAAGAAGCCGGTTGGCCGGTTCTGCACGCCGCATGGATCAGCATTTCAGTATTCTCAGCCTTTGCCAATGAAGTCGCAAGGCGTGTGCTTTCGACGGACCACTGGGCCATCTACAATGTGGCGTCCGACCCTGCGCTCTTCGGGTTGATTTACCTTGCAACGCGGTGGATTGCTGAATGGTATTGGGTGGAGGACGAGCCTATTTGA
- a CDS encoding helix-turn-helix domain-containing protein, translated as MRASVSQDPKGRRLVSEPCETPCAIEQGMRILGGKWTGSILWHLKDTPVRFNDLARMINGASKKMLSDRLTHLQDHGLIVREVVSTAPLAIQYRITAYGRTALGVLETLKAWSEGQPDQSVRS; from the coding sequence ATGCGGGCGAGTGTTTCACAGGACCCCAAGGGCCGCCGGCTCGTCAGCGAACCCTGCGAGACACCCTGCGCCATCGAACAGGGCATGCGCATCCTTGGCGGGAAATGGACCGGCTCCATACTATGGCATCTCAAGGATACGCCCGTCCGCTTCAACGACCTCGCCCGCATGATCAATGGAGCGAGCAAGAAGATGCTGTCCGACCGGCTCACCCATTTGCAGGATCATGGGCTGATCGTTCGAGAGGTCGTTTCAACGGCACCCCTGGCCATTCAGTACCGCATTACGGCTTATGGGCGGACTGCGCTTGGGGTCCTCGAGACGCTGAAGGCGTGGTCAGAGGGGCAGCCCGATCAGTCTGTCCGTAGCTGA
- a CDS encoding glutathione binding-like protein produces MTTPDIHLFTAATMNGYKPVIFLEEAGEPYDLTFIDFARKEQKAPDYLKLNPNGRIPTIIDRANDGFVVFESGAILWYLAEKFGRFLPTNPKARSETLQWLMFQMGGIGPMMGQAMYFQRIAAPNGETNPFAIKRYVDESRRLLEVLDTRLAGREWLAAEAYTIADMATYPWARAHVWAKVSIDGLDNLKTWFDRMDARPMVRKALTIPKAQPAFWGDADESAFLKEKAERFASDVKA; encoded by the coding sequence ATGACCACGCCAGACATTCATCTTTTTACCGCGGCGACGATGAACGGCTACAAGCCCGTCATCTTCCTCGAAGAAGCCGGTGAGCCCTACGATCTCACATTCATTGACTTCGCCCGGAAAGAGCAAAAAGCGCCTGACTATCTCAAGCTCAATCCCAATGGCCGTATCCCGACCATCATCGATCGCGCCAACGACGGTTTCGTCGTGTTCGAGAGCGGGGCAATTCTCTGGTATCTCGCCGAAAAGTTCGGCAGGTTCCTGCCGACCAACCCAAAGGCACGATCCGAAACATTGCAATGGCTGATGTTTCAGATGGGGGGAATCGGCCCAATGATGGGCCAGGCGATGTATTTCCAGCGCATCGCGGCACCCAATGGGGAAACCAATCCCTTCGCGATCAAACGCTATGTCGACGAGAGCCGGCGCCTGTTGGAAGTGCTCGATACACGGCTCGCGGGCCGCGAATGGCTCGCCGCGGAGGCCTACACCATCGCCGACATGGCCACCTACCCGTGGGCGCGCGCCCATGTCTGGGCGAAAGTGTCCATCGATGGGCTCGACAATCTCAAGACCTGGTTCGACCGAATGGACGCCCGCCCGATGGTCCGCAAGGCGTTGACCATCCCGAAGGCTCAGCCCGCCTTCTGGGGCGACGCCGACGAAAGCGCGTTCCTTAAGGAGAAGGCCGAGCGCTTCGCTTCAGACGTCAAGGCGTAG
- a CDS encoding mechanosensitive ion channel domain-containing protein, whose product MIERIFPLVLLALALLVPLGSAQAQTPFTPNQDAQATEADGGAAALEGLLDVLRDEEQRNALIEQLEAIEAGEAPGADAAASDIPPSEPPSFARQVAELTQRAVEGMYSTIGRLWRDLSGISSLASGLSEQRQQRILTNGPPLAATIVATLMLFWALTSLISRIARNQAPPGRGAWITVITVVINAFADSLSVALAYTVGYALAITVFGGGTLAVEQTLFLNAFLVAGLARIAIRIFVLPDRPEQAIFNFSGAVQSFIYRRVKTLSYLLAFGVSAAVPIANLWFSFLVGRSLRATIVTLAALLAVWTIHRVAKMIQEERLEVERKRLAERQPDENADAGEIAAAASEATAQASLSAWHKVWPWLAYLYVAFAYFIAITRPSLMADLVGLATLKTVIAGGILVLAFRFKNRASTAGAPVPRALQSALPELKVRLDAFVPSVLRLFSVGLVIVALGFIVDAWQIVDVGSWVASPTGSDIIWRLASAFMIVALIVLVWATLTSWIDNRLSLDLEGRNVSARSRTLLALFRNAFTVALFIFGTMTALSQLGIDIAPLLAGAGVIGLAIGFGSQKLVQDIITGIFIQLDNAINEGDVITVGGITGGVEKLTIRSVGIRDINGTYHIVPFSSVDTVSNFMRKFAFHVAEIGVAYKENIPAVKQAMHDAFDRLKAGEFGKQVIGDFEMHGVTALADSSVNVRARIRTKPGQQWGVGREYTQLVKEIFDERDIEIPFPHRQMVYPPPPALPGPKTEEPKTEEPKTEEPKTEQPQTEEPNTQEPKGRAPEKATPTRRRRRSKRQDEQKDEQQDLPNELEEH is encoded by the coding sequence ATGATTGAGCGAATTTTCCCCCTCGTCTTGCTTGCGCTGGCTTTGCTTGTACCTCTGGGATCGGCCCAGGCCCAAACGCCCTTCACGCCCAACCAGGACGCCCAGGCGACGGAAGCGGATGGGGGTGCCGCCGCGCTAGAAGGGCTGCTTGATGTGCTGCGCGATGAGGAGCAGCGCAACGCCCTGATCGAGCAGTTGGAGGCGATTGAAGCCGGTGAAGCGCCGGGTGCAGACGCAGCTGCTTCGGACATACCGCCGTCGGAGCCTCCCAGCTTCGCCCGCCAAGTCGCCGAACTGACACAGAGAGCCGTCGAGGGCATGTACTCGACCATTGGGCGCCTTTGGCGTGATCTCTCCGGAATCAGCTCGCTTGCAAGTGGTTTGAGCGAACAAAGGCAACAGCGGATCCTGACCAATGGTCCGCCGTTGGCCGCCACGATTGTGGCCACCTTGATGCTGTTTTGGGCTCTGACAAGCCTGATCTCTCGCATAGCGCGGAACCAAGCGCCCCCGGGCAGAGGTGCCTGGATCACCGTTATCACGGTGGTCATCAATGCGTTTGCGGACAGCTTGTCGGTCGCGCTGGCCTATACCGTCGGTTACGCTCTCGCGATCACAGTTTTTGGGGGCGGGACCCTCGCGGTCGAACAGACGCTGTTTCTCAACGCGTTTCTCGTCGCTGGCCTTGCCCGGATAGCCATCCGTATCTTCGTTCTCCCCGATCGACCGGAACAGGCAATCTTCAATTTTTCCGGTGCGGTTCAATCGTTCATCTACCGCAGGGTGAAAACGCTCAGCTATCTGCTCGCTTTCGGTGTTTCGGCGGCGGTGCCAATCGCAAATTTGTGGTTTTCCTTTCTGGTTGGACGTTCTTTGCGGGCGACAATCGTCACGTTGGCAGCCCTGTTAGCTGTCTGGACCATTCATCGCGTTGCCAAGATGATCCAAGAGGAGCGGCTGGAAGTCGAGCGGAAGAGGCTTGCCGAGCGCCAGCCCGATGAGAATGCAGATGCCGGTGAAATAGCTGCCGCCGCGTCCGAGGCCACGGCACAAGCGTCCTTGTCCGCGTGGCACAAGGTTTGGCCGTGGCTTGCTTATCTGTATGTCGCGTTCGCTTATTTTATTGCGATCACTCGGCCCAGCCTGATGGCCGATCTGGTTGGCCTTGCAACGCTCAAGACGGTTATCGCCGGCGGCATTCTGGTGCTGGCCTTCCGTTTCAAGAACCGTGCGTCAACCGCTGGCGCGCCCGTTCCAAGGGCACTGCAGTCTGCGCTCCCGGAGCTCAAGGTTCGTCTTGACGCTTTCGTGCCGTCCGTGCTGCGCCTGTTTTCTGTCGGCCTTGTTATCGTGGCACTCGGTTTCATTGTGGACGCATGGCAGATCGTGGACGTGGGCTCCTGGGTCGCCAGTCCCACCGGTTCGGACATCATATGGCGCCTGGCGAGCGCGTTTATGATTGTCGCGCTGATCGTGCTCGTTTGGGCGACGCTAACATCGTGGATCGACAATCGTCTGTCGCTCGATCTCGAGGGCCGGAATGTCAGCGCCCGATCCCGAACACTGCTCGCATTGTTCCGCAACGCCTTCACGGTGGCATTGTTCATCTTCGGGACCATGACCGCGCTATCTCAGTTGGGCATCGATATCGCACCGCTGCTGGCCGGTGCCGGTGTTATCGGCCTCGCAATCGGCTTTGGTTCACAGAAGCTCGTTCAGGACATCATCACCGGTATCTTCATCCAGCTTGATAACGCCATCAACGAAGGCGATGTCATCACCGTGGGTGGGATAACCGGAGGTGTGGAGAAGCTGACCATCCGGTCGGTTGGCATCCGCGACATCAACGGCACCTATCACATCGTGCCGTTCTCGTCGGTCGATACCGTCTCCAATTTCATGCGGAAGTTCGCCTTTCACGTTGCCGAGATCGGGGTGGCCTACAAGGAGAACATCCCGGCCGTTAAGCAGGCGATGCACGATGCCTTTGACCGGCTTAAGGCTGGCGAATTCGGCAAACAGGTTATCGGGGATTTTGAGATGCACGGCGTGACAGCGCTTGCGGACAGTTCGGTCAATGTTCGCGCGCGCATCCGCACGAAGCCGGGTCAGCAATGGGGCGTTGGTCGAGAGTATACGCAGCTCGTCAAAGAGATCTTCGATGAGCGCGATATCGAGATACCGTTTCCGCATCGGCAAATGGTCTACCCACCGCCTCCGGCGCTGCCTGGGCCCAAGACTGAGGAGCCCAAAACTGAGGAGCCCAAAACTGAGGAGCCCAAGACCGAGCAGCCCCAGACTGAAGAGCCGAACACGCAAGAGCCCAAGGGCCGGGCGCCAGAGAAGGCTACCCCGACGCGCCGTCGCAGGCGATCCAAGCGGCAGGACGAGCAGAAAGACGAGCAGCAGGATCTGCCCAACGAGCTTGAGGAACACTGA
- a CDS encoding ABC transporter permease: MADLTISDSPSRSGAGCTWTLSLIYAMRELRGGLRGFFIFLACIALGVASIAGVNALAQSMTGGLANEGRAILGGDVQLELLQREVSPEEQAFLEGQGAQMITVGDLRGMARSADEQNQTVVEIKSVGAPYPLVSELTFDDGSGVLRTDLHDALAERDGVFGLLAESTLAARLDLQVGETIRVGEHGFELRGIIENEPDRLSSGFGFGPRAMISAEGLDATELVQPGSLVEWEYTLAWPEPLTEAELDTFEASVLSAFPDAGWQIRDRTEASPRLSTAIDQFAQFLTLVGLTALVVGGVGVANAVRAFVDGKRKVIATYKSLGAEGPFVFKVQFFQVMAIACLGIVIGLVVGASVPFVVQAVFGGVLPVALETQLYPGALGLAALYGILVALAFSMWPLGTVRDVPATALFRDIFGKSRRFPRLFYIAWAGAAMIGLGVVAFLVSDSRFIAAIYLAAAGASFLVLRLVGWAVMALAKRAPRPKSTATRLAVGNIHRPGALTPSVILSLGLGLTLLVALALIDSNLRRQLTGTIPEVAPSFFFLDIQNSQLNDFTALIDAQAPEANLETVPMLRGRLISLKGIPAQDYEAPPEARWVLQGDRGITYEPRPPEGTVLTEGEWWPEDYSGEPLVSFIDEEGRQLGLEVGDLLTVNVLGREITARIANFRDVEWESLAINFAMVFTPNTFAGAPHAHLATITYPEQPTDEVELSLLRQITANFPGITSVRISDALDAVNDLVEDLALAVRGAASVTLIASILVLAGALAAGHRHRLYDAVILKTLGATRGRILAAFLIEYALLGVAAAAFGLAAGTLAAFAVLEYVMSAGFTFLPSVAFGAVGVALVLTVGLGLIGTWQILGQKPAPVLRHL, translated from the coding sequence ATGGCTGACCTCACGATTTCCGACAGCCCCTCCCGATCCGGAGCGGGCTGCACGTGGACGTTGAGCCTCATCTACGCCATGCGCGAACTGCGCGGCGGATTGCGCGGCTTCTTCATCTTTCTTGCGTGTATCGCCCTCGGCGTTGCGTCGATCGCTGGCGTCAATGCTTTGGCCCAGTCGATGACCGGTGGCCTTGCTAATGAAGGGCGGGCCATTTTGGGCGGCGACGTTCAGCTTGAATTGTTGCAACGTGAGGTCAGCCCGGAAGAACAGGCGTTTCTTGAAGGTCAGGGCGCACAAATGATCACCGTCGGTGATCTGCGCGGCATGGCGCGCTCCGCTGATGAACAAAACCAGACGGTCGTGGAAATCAAATCGGTCGGCGCACCCTATCCATTGGTGTCTGAGCTAACCTTTGATGACGGAAGCGGTGTGTTGCGGACCGATCTGCACGACGCACTCGCCGAGCGTGATGGCGTCTTCGGACTTCTCGCCGAGAGCACGCTTGCCGCGCGCCTTGATCTGCAGGTCGGTGAGACAATCCGCGTCGGTGAACACGGCTTTGAGCTTCGCGGCATCATCGAAAACGAACCTGATCGGCTGTCATCGGGCTTCGGATTCGGCCCCCGCGCCATGATTTCAGCGGAAGGGCTCGACGCGACCGAACTTGTACAACCCGGCTCGCTGGTTGAATGGGAATACACGCTCGCATGGCCGGAGCCGCTGACGGAAGCCGAGCTGGACACCTTTGAAGCGTCTGTTCTGTCCGCCTTTCCCGATGCAGGTTGGCAGATCCGCGACAGGACCGAGGCAAGCCCGCGACTTTCAACGGCCATCGATCAGTTTGCCCAGTTTCTGACGCTTGTTGGTCTGACCGCACTGGTTGTCGGCGGTGTTGGCGTTGCCAATGCCGTGCGCGCTTTCGTCGATGGCAAGCGGAAGGTCATCGCGACTTACAAATCCCTTGGTGCCGAGGGGCCGTTCGTCTTCAAGGTGCAGTTCTTCCAGGTCATGGCTATTGCCTGCCTCGGCATTGTGATCGGCTTGGTCGTAGGCGCGTCGGTGCCGTTTGTGGTGCAGGCGGTGTTCGGCGGCGTTCTGCCGGTGGCGCTTGAAACGCAGCTCTATCCGGGCGCGCTTGGGCTTGCCGCGCTGTATGGCATCCTTGTCGCCCTAGCGTTCTCCATGTGGCCGTTGGGCACCGTCCGCGATGTGCCTGCCACCGCTCTGTTCCGCGACATCTTTGGCAAGAGCCGCCGCTTCCCGCGCCTTTTTTACATTGCATGGGCCGGGGCAGCGATGATCGGCTTGGGCGTCGTCGCGTTCCTTGTTTCGGACAGCCGGTTCATTGCGGCGATCTACCTGGCGGCGGCAGGCGCCAGCTTCCTCGTCTTGAGGCTTGTGGGGTGGGCCGTCATGGCGCTCGCAAAACGCGCACCGCGTCCCAAGTCCACCGCCACGCGCCTTGCGGTGGGCAATATTCACCGACCGGGCGCGTTGACGCCATCTGTGATCCTCTCGCTGGGGCTGGGTCTGACGCTGCTGGTTGCGCTCGCGCTGATTGATTCCAATCTCCGCCGCCAGTTGACCGGCACAATCCCGGAAGTGGCACCGAGCTTTTTCTTCCTCGACATCCAGAACAGCCAACTCAACGACTTCACGGCGTTGATCGATGCTCAGGCGCCCGAGGCGAACCTTGAGACAGTGCCCATGCTGCGCGGCCGTCTGATCTCGCTCAAGGGAATCCCAGCGCAGGACTATGAAGCGCCACCTGAGGCGCGCTGGGTGCTGCAAGGTGACCGCGGCATCACCTACGAGCCACGCCCACCTGAAGGGACCGTTCTGACCGAAGGTGAGTGGTGGCCCGAGGACTATTCCGGTGAACCGTTGGTGTCGTTCATCGATGAGGAAGGCCGCCAGCTTGGCCTCGAGGTTGGTGACCTGCTGACCGTCAACGTGCTGGGGCGCGAGATTACCGCGCGCATCGCAAACTTCCGCGATGTCGAATGGGAGTCGCTGGCGATCAACTTCGCGATGGTCTTCACACCAAACACTTTTGCGGGAGCGCCCCACGCGCATTTGGCCACGATCACCTATCCTGAGCAGCCAACAGACGAGGTCGAGTTGAGCCTTCTGCGGCAGATCACGGCGAATTTCCCCGGGATCACGTCCGTGCGGATTTCCGACGCGCTCGATGCTGTCAACGATCTGGTCGAAGACCTTGCGCTCGCCGTGCGAGGTGCTGCGTCGGTCACTCTGATCGCGTCCATCTTGGTGCTGGCGGGCGCGCTCGCAGCCGGCCACCGTCATCGGCTGTATGATGCGGTTATCCTCAAAACGCTCGGCGCGACGCGCGGGCGTATCCTGGCGGCGTTTTTGATCGAGTATGCCTTGCTCGGGGTCGCGGCGGCGGCGTTCGGCCTCGCCGCGGGAACATTGGCAGCGTTTGCTGTGCTCGAATATGTGATGAGCGCCGGCTTCACGTTCCTTCCCTCGGTGGCGTTTGGAGCTGTTGGGGTTGCCCTTGTCCTGACCGTTGGCCTTGGCTTGATTGGCACATGGCAGATACTCGGACAGAAGCCTGCCCCCGTTTTGCGTCATCTGTGA
- a CDS encoding ABC transporter ATP-binding protein codes for MADTSPQPIITLDDVHLSLGQGAARVHILKGATLGVEKGMSVGIVGPSGSGKSTLLMVLAGLERPTSGTVKVGDADLTGMTEDQLAAFRGREIGIVFQSFHLIPTMTALENVAVPLELAGQEDPFGRAKAELEAVGLGSRTAHYPTQLSGGEQQRVAVARALAPRPTILVADEPTGNLDGSTGRQIADLLFDAPGTRGTTLILVTHDVALAERCDRMIRIDAGRVVEEEHAEPLREAAE; via the coding sequence GTGGCAGATACCTCCCCCCAACCCATCATCACACTCGACGATGTTCACCTTTCACTCGGGCAAGGCGCGGCCCGGGTTCATATTCTCAAAGGCGCGACTTTGGGCGTCGAAAAGGGCATGTCAGTGGGCATCGTTGGCCCATCCGGCTCGGGCAAGTCCACTTTGCTGATGGTGCTTGCGGGACTTGAACGGCCTACCTCGGGGACGGTGAAGGTGGGCGATGCTGATTTGACAGGAATGACAGAAGACCAGCTTGCGGCTTTCCGTGGCCGGGAGATCGGCATAGTCTTTCAGTCTTTCCATCTCATTCCGACTATGACCGCGCTCGAAAATGTTGCCGTGCCGCTGGAATTGGCCGGGCAGGAAGACCCGTTCGGGCGGGCAAAAGCCGAACTCGAAGCGGTTGGGCTCGGTAGTCGCACCGCGCACTACCCGACGCAATTGTCCGGGGGCGAACAGCAGCGCGTCGCCGTTGCCCGCGCTCTGGCGCCGAGACCGACCATCCTGGTGGCGGATGAGCCCACCGGAAACCTCGATGGATCAACGGGTCGGCAGATCGCTGACCTTCTGTTCGATGCGCCAGGGACCCGTGGTACGACGCTGATATTGGTCACACACGACGTTGCCCTGGCTGAGCGGTGCGATCGCATGATCCGCATCGACGCTGGCAGAGTGGTGGAAGAAGAGCATGCCGAGCCGCTGCGCGAGGCTGCGGAATAA
- a CDS encoding arylesterase gives MVPLALAAAKPASAEPITILALGDSLTAGYGLSPGQGFPARLEAALQREGYEVRVLDAGVSGDTTSGGLSRLDWSLDPETDAVIVELGGNDALRGISPEISEQALDGILSNLTDRGLPTLLAGMLAPPNMGASYGEAFNGIYPRLAETYDVVFYPFFLDGVAGEPSLNLPDGIHPTAEGIDLIVSRILPYVEDLIARVPTSG, from the coding sequence ATGGTGCCGCTGGCATTGGCTGCGGCAAAGCCCGCAAGCGCAGAGCCAATCACCATCCTTGCCTTGGGCGACAGCCTGACCGCCGGGTATGGGCTATCACCCGGCCAGGGGTTTCCCGCAAGGCTTGAAGCAGCCCTCCAGAGGGAAGGCTATGAGGTCCGCGTGCTGGATGCAGGGGTTTCCGGCGACACAACCTCCGGCGGGCTTTCGCGGCTTGACTGGTCGCTCGATCCTGAGACCGATGCGGTCATCGTGGAACTTGGCGGCAACGATGCCCTTCGCGGGATCAGCCCGGAAATTTCGGAACAGGCGCTTGATGGCATCCTTTCCAACCTGACGGACCGCGGTCTGCCAACCCTTTTGGCCGGCATGCTCGCGCCGCCCAACATGGGCGCAAGCTATGGTGAGGCGTTCAACGGCATCTACCCACGGCTCGCGGAGACCTACGATGTGGTCTTCTACCCGTTCTTTCTTGATGGCGTCGCTGGCGAGCCATCACTCAACTTGCCCGACGGAATTCACCCGACGGCGGAAGGCATTGACTTGATTGTGTCCCGCATCCTGCCGTACGTCGAGGACTTGATCGCGCGCGTTCCCACTTCCGGCTGA
- a CDS encoding aldo/keto reductase — MEKRPLGRTGMDVSVICLGTMTWGQQNTEAEGHEQMDYALDQGINFFDTAELYAIPPKPDTQGSTETIIGTWFNSRKNRDKVILATKVVGATSMTWFSPNKDEPSMPTRARVMDAVDASLKRLQTDYIDLYQLHWPGRPFSVFGTHPLVWEPTEGDETPIEETLDAFDEVVKSGKVRAIGLSNESAWGTMKWLHGAETKGQARVASIQNAYNIVNRTYEINMAEVGMREDVGLLAYSPLGQGYLSGKYRNGAEPAGARRTLFGRMGRYESEGCTAAIEDFLTLCDERGLDYSQTAIRFITSKPFVASSIIGATSMEQLKHDIASWEMAWPDDLDEAINALHLKRPNTST; from the coding sequence ATGGAAAAGCGCCCCTTGGGACGCACCGGCATGGATGTGTCGGTTATCTGCCTTGGCACCATGACCTGGGGCCAGCAGAATACCGAAGCCGAAGGCCACGAGCAGATGGACTATGCCCTCGATCAGGGCATCAACTTCTTCGACACCGCTGAATTGTATGCCATTCCGCCTAAGCCGGACACGCAAGGGTCGACCGAAACCATCATCGGCACCTGGTTCAACAGCCGGAAGAACCGCGACAAGGTTATTCTTGCCACCAAAGTGGTCGGCGCGACCTCCATGACCTGGTTTTCCCCAAACAAGGACGAACCAAGCATGCCAACCCGCGCTCGCGTGATGGACGCGGTAGACGCTTCGCTCAAGCGGCTACAGACCGATTATATAGATCTCTACCAGCTACACTGGCCCGGCCGACCATTCTCCGTGTTCGGCACCCACCCGCTTGTGTGGGAGCCAACCGAAGGCGACGAAACCCCCATCGAGGAAACCCTCGACGCGTTTGATGAGGTCGTCAAATCCGGCAAGGTTCGGGCGATCGGCCTTTCGAACGAAAGCGCCTGGGGCACGATGAAATGGCTGCATGGCGCCGAAACAAAGGGCCAGGCCCGCGTCGCCTCGATCCAGAACGCCTACAACATTGTCAACCGCACCTATGAGATCAACATGGCAGAGGTCGGAATGCGTGAGGATGTCGGTCTGCTCGCCTACTCGCCGCTTGGTCAGGGTTATCTCTCTGGCAAGTACCGCAACGGAGCGGAGCCCGCTGGTGCCCGTCGCACGCTGTTCGGCCGCATGGGCCGCTACGAGAGCGAAGGTTGTACAGCGGCGATCGAAGACTTCCTGACCCTGTGCGATGAACGCGGGCTCGACTATTCGCAGACCGCGATCCGCTTCATCACGTCAAAACCGTTCGTTGCCTCCTCGATCATCGGAGCAACCTCGATGGAGCAGCTCAAACACGATATTGCATCGTGGGAGATGGCGTGGCCGGACGATCTTGATGAGGCCATCAATGCGCTGCATCTCAAACGTCCGAACACGAGCACCTGA